In Curtobacterium sp. TC1, the following proteins share a genomic window:
- a CDS encoding DUF3040 domain-containing protein, which yields MPLSEQEQRLLEEMERSLYQNDSDFVARVTRRQGRPTYTAITLGVLGALAGVAIVIVGLVIKAPLLGILGFVVMLAGVLFALRPGMRAPKAKPARPGAPASGGSARPASGGGGSFMDRMNDRWDKRNDQGQ from the coding sequence ATGCCGCTCTCGGAACAGGAGCAGCGCCTTCTCGAAGAGATGGAGCGCAGCCTCTACCAGAACGATTCCGATTTCGTGGCGCGTGTCACACGTCGACAGGGTCGTCCGACGTACACGGCCATCACGCTCGGTGTGCTCGGTGCACTCGCCGGCGTCGCGATCGTCATCGTCGGTCTCGTGATCAAGGCCCCGCTGCTCGGCATCCTCGGCTTCGTCGTGATGCTCGCCGGTGTCCTCTTCGCCTTGCGCCCGGGCATGCGTGCCCCGAAGGCGAAGCCCGCCCGACCGGGTGCTCCTGCGTCCGGTGGATCGGCTCGTCCGGCCAGCGGTGGCGGTGGGTCCTTCATGGACCGGATGAACGACCGCTGGGACAAGCGGAACGACCAGGGGCAGTAA
- a CDS encoding Rv2175c family DNA-binding protein, which yields MSAAPVDDLTLSERWLTVPELVDLFSTSPGRIHRLFEERTLLAARVGGVLRVPSEFIEDREPLPELRGTLTVLGDNGFTDDEAVRWMLTVDDSMGVSPIAALRAGRKAEVRRVAQSLL from the coding sequence GTGAGTGCTGCACCCGTCGACGACCTGACCCTCTCCGAGCGCTGGCTGACCGTCCCCGAGCTGGTGGACCTGTTCAGCACCAGCCCCGGTCGGATTCACCGCCTGTTCGAGGAGCGGACCCTGCTGGCGGCTCGCGTCGGTGGCGTCCTGCGCGTGCCGAGCGAGTTCATCGAGGACCGCGAACCCCTGCCCGAGCTGCGTGGCACCCTCACCGTGCTCGGCGACAACGGCTTCACCGACGACGAGGCTGTGCGCTGGATGCTCACCGTCGACGACTCGATGGGCGTCTCGCCCATCGCGGCGCTGCGCGCCGGTCGCAAGGCCGAGGTGCGTCGCGTGGCGCAGTCGCTGCTCTAG
- a CDS encoding LysM peptidoglycan-binding domain-containing protein: MDNAADEAARRARSARFATMPIVLAGTIAVTAGLTGPVAHAEPRHDDADANHKRHVDQDRNVGNRPVFGTAVARPAQTTVRTVAATTRAATPTTYTVRQGDTVSGIAARFGLSAQEVLVRNGLGWNTIIHPGQTLHLASTPAVTTARTTTSAGSTSGSGSSTSSYHVKSGDTVSGIASRVGVSTTALLSANKLSQRSVIYPGQTLRVPHGSSGGGSVSTAAASSGSSGSSKSSVKISSGDTIGSIAASHHVSVAALLSANGLTYTSTIYAGKTLVIPSSSSAAVTAAAPSRAAVSAAVGLSAEQRQNAATIVAVGRSLGVSDRGIVVALAAAMQESSLRNLPHGDRDSVGLFQQRPSQGWGSAAKLQDPAYATKLFFGGRNNPNAGKTRGLLDVPGWSSMSITDAAQAVQLSAYPKAYANWASAAEGWLATL, from the coding sequence GTGGACAACGCCGCAGACGAAGCCGCCCGACGCGCACGATCCGCCCGGTTCGCGACCATGCCCATCGTCCTCGCGGGCACGATCGCGGTGACCGCCGGTCTGACCGGCCCGGTCGCCCACGCCGAACCCCGACACGACGACGCGGACGCGAACCACAAGCGCCACGTCGACCAGGACCGCAACGTCGGCAACCGCCCGGTCTTCGGTACCGCGGTCGCACGTCCCGCGCAGACCACCGTCAGGACGGTCGCCGCGACGACGAGGGCAGCGACCCCCACGACCTACACGGTCCGTCAGGGCGACACGGTCTCGGGCATCGCCGCCCGCTTCGGCCTGTCGGCGCAGGAGGTCCTGGTGCGCAACGGCCTCGGCTGGAACACGATCATCCACCCCGGGCAGACGCTGCACCTGGCGTCGACGCCCGCGGTGACGACGGCGCGCACGACCACGAGCGCCGGATCGACGTCCGGGTCGGGGTCCAGCACCTCGAGCTACCACGTCAAGTCGGGCGACACCGTGTCCGGCATCGCGTCGCGGGTCGGCGTGTCGACGACGGCGCTCCTCAGTGCGAACAAGCTCTCGCAGCGCAGCGTGATCTACCCCGGCCAGACCCTCCGGGTGCCGCACGGCTCGTCCGGTGGCGGCTCGGTGTCGACGGCCGCCGCGTCGTCGGGTTCGTCGGGTTCGTCGAAGTCGAGTGTGAAGATCTCCTCGGGCGACACGATCGGCTCGATCGCCGCGTCCCACCACGTCTCCGTCGCCGCGCTGTTGTCGGCGAACGGCCTGACCTACACGAGCACGATCTACGCGGGCAAGACCCTCGTCATCCCGTCGTCGAGCTCCGCCGCGGTGACTGCCGCCGCGCCGTCGCGTGCCGCGGTGAGCGCCGCCGTCGGACTGAGTGCCGAGCAGCGCCAGAACGCGGCCACCATCGTCGCCGTCGGTCGCTCTCTCGGGGTGTCCGACCGCGGCATCGTGGTGGCGTTGGCCGCGGCGATGCAGGAGTCGAGCCTGCGCAACCTGCCCCACGGTGATCGCGACTCGGTCGGGCTGTTCCAGCAGCGGCCGAGCCAGGGCTGGGGCAGTGCGGCGAAGCTGCAGGACCCGGCGTACGCGACGAAGCTGTTCTTCGGCGGGCGGAACAACCCGAACGCGGGCAAGACCCGCGGGCTGCTCGACGTGCCCGGGTGGTCGTCGATGAGCATCACCGACGCCGCCCAGGCCGTGCAGCTCTCCGCCTACCCGAAGGCCTACGCCAACTGGGCGAGCGCCGCCGAGGGCTGGCTGGCCACCCTCTGA
- a CDS encoding polyprenyl synthetase family protein, with amino-acid sequence MAESTRLVDLVSARIDRALDEQRERLLAISPDLAPFDLYARDLLSGGKRFRALFCYWGWQSVAGRSGSFDPLAEGSRQTTAEAIVTVAAALEVFHAAALVHDDIMDRSDTRRGRPAAHRRFESLHQESGFVGDRGQYGTNSALLLGDLLLSLSDSVFDEGLALLDPVRGRIVRQEFHAMRLDVTAGQYLDVHEETAWPVIDESEHLLRAQRVIVFKSAKYSIEAPLVIGALVAGASGSQLEGLRAFGLPLGVAYQLRDDMLGVFGDPEVTGKPAGDDLREGKRTVLIASARKALASGPRQLLDELLGDPDLDEEQVQMLRATLTESGAVAAVERSIDRHVQRAKAALDASPLTPSAREQLASLADTVSRRSS; translated from the coding sequence GTGGCTGAGAGTACGCGATTAGTGGACCTCGTATCGGCGCGTATCGACCGGGCACTCGACGAGCAGCGTGAGCGGCTCCTCGCGATCAGCCCCGATCTCGCCCCGTTCGACCTGTACGCCCGTGATCTGCTGTCCGGCGGCAAGCGCTTCCGGGCGCTGTTCTGCTACTGGGGATGGCAGTCGGTGGCGGGCCGTTCGGGCTCGTTCGACCCGCTCGCCGAGGGTTCCCGCCAGACCACGGCCGAGGCGATCGTCACGGTCGCCGCGGCGCTCGAGGTCTTCCACGCCGCGGCCCTCGTGCACGACGACATCATGGACCGCTCGGACACCCGTCGCGGGCGTCCCGCAGCGCACCGCCGCTTCGAGTCGCTCCACCAGGAGTCCGGTTTCGTCGGCGACCGCGGACAGTACGGCACGAACTCGGCACTGTTGCTCGGCGACCTGCTGCTCTCCCTCAGCGACTCGGTGTTCGACGAGGGCCTCGCACTCCTCGACCCGGTGCGCGGCCGCATCGTGCGCCAGGAGTTCCACGCCATGCGCCTCGACGTCACCGCGGGCCAGTACCTCGACGTGCACGAAGAAACAGCCTGGCCCGTCATCGACGAGTCCGAGCACCTGCTCCGCGCCCAGCGCGTCATCGTCTTCAAGTCGGCGAAGTACTCGATCGAGGCACCGCTCGTCATCGGCGCTCTGGTGGCCGGCGCGAGCGGGTCGCAGCTCGAGGGGCTCCGCGCCTTCGGGCTCCCCCTCGGCGTCGCCTACCAGCTGCGCGACGACATGCTCGGCGTGTTCGGCGACCCCGAGGTCACCGGCAAGCCCGCGGGCGACGACCTGCGCGAGGGCAAGCGCACCGTGCTCATCGCCTCGGCGCGCAAGGCACTGGCGAGCGGCCCGCGGCAGCTGCTGGACGAGCTCCTCGGCGACCCGGACCTCGACGAGGAGCAGGTGCAGATGCTCCGCGCCACCCTCACCGAGTCCGGTGCGGTCGCCGCCGTCGAGCGTTCCATCGACCGGCACGTGCAGCGCGCGAAGGCGGCGCTCGACGCGTCGCCGCTGACGCCGTCGGCACGCGAGCAGCTCGCGTCGCTGGCCGACACGGTCAGCCGCCGGTCGTCCTAG
- a CDS encoding peptidoglycan D,D-transpeptidase FtsI family protein: MTKTIRNRRLRYSIVMIAVIALVGVFVVRLVDIQVVQASALNEQSTQKRSIPVTIYGTRGSIVDRNGTELADSVTRYNITTAPRLVKKFTGKLGGTRVKDISVSTALTALAKASGGDVATMRKNIAANPKSDFAYLVKGLDVKHYEAVTDLGIPWIYKEQQASRVYPTGATTGNVTGFMGTDGAQAGLEYAYNKCLAGTNGSETYERGEDGVQLPGSTVTKKQAKDGGTLVTTIDSDLQYMALQTIASAAKTLQAESATATVTSVKTGELLAVADYPTVDPNDVDATTDKGAFGSRALTASYEPGSTIKAAIAAALIDQGKSSPTDQAVVPYSRTFPWGGRIQDSEFHQTENLTLTGILQNSSNVGITELGERLTAQQRYDYMKKFGLFEPESAIDYPGQPSMDYGSSPNWDQQTNINSMFGQGISTTAVQVASVFQTIANDGVRIPLHFVKGCTTSDGTTIDAPDVQKQRVVSADAATQVTDMLQSVVTGGTLVGMKPISGYNIAAKTGTAEVAEGSKGYGGQRITSVAGMAPAEDPQYVVTVTFTKPQTNKWSSGAAPAFRTLMSQVLEKYRVAPSASEAKLYPSTW, from the coding sequence GTGACGAAGACGATCCGCAACCGCCGACTGCGATACAGCATCGTGATGATCGCCGTGATCGCCCTGGTGGGCGTCTTCGTGGTCCGTCTCGTCGACATCCAGGTCGTGCAGGCCTCGGCCCTCAACGAGCAGTCCACCCAGAAGCGCAGCATCCCGGTGACCATCTACGGCACTCGCGGCTCGATCGTGGACCGCAACGGGACCGAACTCGCCGACAGCGTCACCCGGTACAACATCACCACCGCCCCGCGCCTCGTCAAGAAGTTCACGGGCAAGCTCGGTGGGACACGGGTCAAGGACATCAGCGTGTCGACGGCGCTCACCGCCCTGGCGAAGGCCTCCGGCGGCGACGTCGCGACCATGCGGAAGAACATCGCCGCGAACCCGAAGTCGGACTTCGCCTACCTGGTCAAGGGCCTCGACGTGAAGCACTACGAGGCCGTGACCGACCTCGGCATCCCGTGGATCTACAAGGAGCAGCAGGCGTCGCGGGTCTACCCGACGGGCGCGACCACGGGCAACGTGACCGGCTTCATGGGCACCGACGGCGCGCAGGCCGGCCTGGAGTACGCGTACAACAAGTGCCTGGCCGGCACGAACGGCTCGGAGACGTACGAGCGCGGTGAGGACGGCGTCCAGCTCCCGGGCAGCACCGTGACGAAGAAACAGGCCAAGGACGGCGGCACGCTCGTCACCACGATCGACAGCGACCTGCAGTACATGGCGTTGCAGACCATCGCGTCCGCCGCGAAGACCCTGCAGGCGGAGTCCGCGACGGCCACGGTCACGAGCGTGAAGACGGGTGAGCTGCTCGCGGTCGCCGACTACCCGACGGTGGACCCGAACGACGTGGACGCCACCACCGACAAGGGGGCGTTCGGTTCCCGGGCACTCACGGCGAGCTACGAGCCCGGATCGACGATCAAGGCCGCCATCGCCGCTGCCCTGATCGACCAGGGCAAGTCGAGTCCGACCGACCAGGCAGTCGTGCCCTACTCCCGCACGTTCCCCTGGGGCGGCCGCATCCAGGACTCGGAGTTCCACCAGACCGAGAACCTGACCCTGACCGGCATCCTGCAGAACTCGTCGAACGTCGGCATCACCGAGCTCGGCGAGCGGCTGACGGCCCAGCAGCGCTACGACTACATGAAGAAGTTCGGCCTGTTCGAGCCGGAGAGCGCGATCGACTACCCGGGCCAGCCGTCGATGGACTACGGCTCGAGCCCGAACTGGGACCAGCAGACGAACATCAACTCGATGTTCGGCCAGGGCATCTCGACGACCGCGGTCCAGGTCGCCAGCGTGTTCCAGACCATCGCGAACGACGGTGTCCGGATCCCGCTGCACTTCGTCAAGGGGTGCACCACCTCGGACGGCACGACCATCGACGCGCCCGACGTGCAGAAGCAGCGCGTCGTGTCCGCCGACGCCGCGACGCAGGTCACCGACATGCTCCAGAGCGTGGTCACGGGCGGCACGCTCGTGGGCATGAAGCCGATCTCGGGCTACAACATCGCTGCGAAGACCGGTACGGCCGAGGTGGCCGAGGGCTCGAAGGGCTACGGCGGTCAGCGCATCACCTCGGTGGCCGGAATGGCACCCGCCGAAGACCCCCAGTATGTTGTCACGGTGACGTTCACGAAGCCGCAGACCAACAAGTGGTCGAGCGGAGCGGCTCCGGCGTTCCGCACTCTCATGTCCCAGGTGCTCGAGAAGTACCGAGTAGCCCCCTCCGCGTCCGAGGCGAAGCTCTACCCGTCCACGTGGTGA
- the mraZ gene encoding division/cell wall cluster transcriptional repressor MraZ, which produces MLLGTHAPKLDEKGRVILPAKFRDELSGGLVMTRGQERCVVVFSARTFEELHERIRTAPMTSKRTRDYMRLFLSGASAEQPDKQNRVTIPQNLREYAGLERDLTVIGSGDRAEIWSTTAWEAYYAEAEEAFADNDEEVIPGIF; this is translated from the coding sequence GTGCTGCTCGGTACTCATGCCCCGAAGCTCGACGAGAAGGGTCGCGTGATCCTCCCCGCCAAGTTCCGGGACGAACTGTCCGGGGGGCTCGTGATGACCCGCGGCCAGGAACGCTGCGTCGTGGTCTTCAGCGCCCGGACGTTCGAGGAACTCCACGAGCGCATCCGGACCGCACCGATGACGTCGAAGCGCACCAGGGACTACATGCGCCTGTTCCTCTCGGGGGCCAGCGCCGAGCAGCCCGACAAGCAGAACCGCGTGACGATCCCGCAGAACCTCCGTGAGTACGCGGGGCTCGAGCGGGACCTGACGGTCATCGGCAGCGGTGACCGTGCCGAGATCTGGTCGACCACCGCGTGGGAGGCCTACTACGCCGAAGCCGAAGAGGCGTTCGCCGACAACGACGAGGAGGTGATCCCGGGGATCTTCTGA
- the rsmH gene encoding 16S rRNA (cytosine(1402)-N(4))-methyltransferase RsmH: MADNDNGTPRFPHTPVMLERIVDLFTPTLDGPGKVVVDATLGMGGHSEGLLERFPELTLIGLDRDTDALGIAGERLARFGDRVRLVHTVYDGIVDAIEGEGFRQVDGVLFDLGVSSLQLDRAERGFAYSQDAPLDMRMDRTEGQTAADVLATYDEGELRRIFQRYGEEKLAGRYARAIVERRASAPFTMSGDLVQVLHDATPVAIQRQGHPAKRVFQALRIEVNAELSVLERAIPAALDAIAVGGRIVVESYQSLEDRIVKRALVERTKSSAPAGLPVELPEHAPTFSLIVKGAELADEAERAANPRATPVRLRAAERIRK; encoded by the coding sequence ATGGCCGACAACGACAACGGGACACCACGCTTCCCGCACACGCCGGTGATGCTCGAGCGCATCGTCGACCTGTTCACGCCGACGCTCGACGGACCGGGCAAGGTCGTCGTCGACGCCACGCTCGGCATGGGCGGTCACTCCGAGGGGCTGCTCGAACGGTTCCCGGAGCTGACGCTGATCGGTCTCGACCGCGACACCGATGCCCTCGGCATCGCGGGGGAGCGGCTCGCCCGCTTCGGCGACCGCGTCCGTCTGGTGCACACCGTGTACGACGGCATCGTCGACGCCATCGAGGGCGAGGGCTTCCGTCAGGTCGACGGCGTGCTGTTCGACCTCGGTGTCAGCTCGCTGCAGCTCGACCGGGCCGAGCGCGGCTTCGCCTACAGTCAGGACGCCCCGCTCGACATGCGGATGGACCGGACCGAGGGGCAGACGGCCGCCGACGTCCTGGCCACCTACGACGAGGGCGAGCTGCGCCGCATCTTCCAGCGCTACGGCGAGGAGAAGCTCGCCGGCCGGTACGCCCGCGCCATCGTCGAGCGCCGAGCGAGCGCACCGTTCACGATGTCCGGCGACCTCGTCCAGGTGCTCCACGACGCGACCCCGGTCGCGATCCAGCGCCAGGGCCACCCGGCGAAGCGCGTGTTCCAGGCGCTGCGCATCGAGGTCAACGCCGAGCTCAGCGTCCTCGAGCGCGCGATCCCGGCGGCACTCGACGCCATCGCGGTCGGTGGCCGGATCGTCGTCGAGTCGTACCAGTCGCTCGAGGACCGCATCGTCAAGCGGGCACTCGTGGAGCGCACGAAGTCGAGCGCCCCCGCCGGGCTGCCCGTCGAGCTCCCCGAGCACGCCCCCACCTTCTCCCTGATCGTCAAGGGCGCCGAGCTGGCCGACGAGGCCGAGCGCGCTGCCAACCCCCGAGCAACACCCGTGCGCCTGCGCGCGGCCGAGCGGATCCGGAAGTGA